A window from Mycolicibacterium tokaiense encodes these proteins:
- a CDS encoding SecDF P1 head subdomain-containing protein, translating into MDQRTRAAADRRRKFTIAIVAAVVGVAIVVPIAGSLLVQMFSSDAASEQSNQTPTSTAPPVYTIKPLSVRPVIAVEGVLPETCPPPGPSDPAVEVRVCDFTRTALYTLGPQGVALQLVRVDSLLSPITNGYIVQVAMNSESASAFADYTRTQVGKQIAFVRASTVVSAPQISEAVVGDLLQLSGNLTEQQSDEMARLLQDET; encoded by the coding sequence GACCAGCGCACCCGCGCCGCGGCCGACCGCAGACGCAAGTTCACCATTGCCATCGTGGCCGCGGTGGTGGGCGTGGCCATCGTGGTGCCCATCGCGGGTTCGCTGCTGGTGCAGATGTTCAGCTCCGACGCGGCCTCCGAGCAGAGCAACCAGACGCCGACGTCCACGGCGCCGCCGGTGTACACCATCAAGCCGCTCTCGGTGCGTCCGGTGATCGCGGTGGAGGGCGTGCTGCCGGAGACCTGCCCGCCGCCGGGACCGTCGGATCCGGCCGTGGAGGTGCGCGTCTGTGACTTCACCCGCACGGCTCTCTACACGCTGGGGCCGCAGGGGGTGGCGCTGCAGTTGGTCCGGGTGGACTCGCTGCTGTCGCCGATCACGAACGGCTACATCGTCCAGGTCGCGATGAACAGCGAGTCGGCGTCGGCGTTCGCCGACTACACCAGGACCCAGGTCGGCAAGCAGATCGCGTTCGTGCGCGCGTCGACGGTGGTGTCCGCGCCGCAGATCTCCGAGGCGGTGGTCGGCGACCTGTTGCAGCTGTCCGGCAACCTCACCGAGCAGCAGTCCGACGAGATGGCGCGGCTGCTGCAAGACGAGACCTGA